The following are encoded together in the Plasmodium knowlesi strain H genome assembly, chromosome: 8 genome:
- a CDS encoding 40S ribosomal protein S11, putative, with translation MATTLDVQHERAYQKQEGASFFNSKKIKKGSKSYTRYWKKVGLGFATPKEAKEGVYVDKKCPFTGNVSIRGRILKGMVISSKMKRTIIIRRNYLHYVKKYNRFEKRHKNIPCHCSPCFDVKEGDIVTVGQCRPLSKTVRFNVLHVEKHQIFGSARKQFVLF, from the exons atggcaacaaCTTTGGATGTTCAG CATGAGAGAGCCTACCAAAAACAGGAGGGAGCGAGCTTCTTCAACTccaagaaaataaagaagggcTCCAAGAGCTACACGAGGTATTGGAAAAAGGTCGGCTTAGGATTCGCCACCCCGAAGGAGGCCAAGGAGGGCGTGTACGTGGACAAGAAGTGCCCCTTCACCGGAAATGTTTCCATCAGAGGTCGTATATTAAA GGGTATGGTAATTTCgagcaaaatgaagagaacaaTTAttataagaagaaattacctACATTATGTGAAAAAGTACAACCGATTTGAAAAGAGACATAAGAACATCCCATGCCACTGCTCTCCATGTTTCGACGTGAAGGAAGGAGACATTGTCACAGTCGGACAGTGCAG ACCCTTGTCCAAAACTGTACGATTTAACGTGTTGCATGTTGAGAAGCACCAAATCTTTGGAAGTGCCAGAAAAcaatttgttctattttaA